From Nocardioides faecalis:
CCCCGATGGTGTCGGCGAGGGACAGCTCGTCGGCACCGGCGTCGGCGACCCGGTCGAGCACGTCGCGCAGCCGGGCCGGCGACACCTCGCCCTCGAACGGGCAGCCGAAGGCCGCGCCGACGGTGATCGTGGTGAACATCCCCGCGGCCCGGGCCTCGGCGACGATCCCGGTCGCCGCCGCCACCATCTCCGCGGTGTCCACGCCCTGGTTGCGCCGGCAGAAGGTGTCGGTGGCGACGACGACCACGTCCACCTCGTCCACCCCGGCGGCCAGCGCCCGGTCCAGGCCGCGCCGGTTCATCACCAGCCCGGCGTACGAGACGCCCTCGTGCCGCGGCACCGCGGCCATCAGCTCGTCGGCGTCGGCCATCTGCGGCACCCGCTTCGGGTTCGCGAAGCTGGTGACCTCGATCCGCCGCGCGCCGGCACGCACCGCCCGCTCGACCAGCTCGACCTTGTCCTCGGTGGACAGCAGCGTCGCCTCGTTCTGGAGCCCGTCGCGCGGCGCCATCTCGATGACGTCGACGCGCGATTCCGGGCTCACAGCGGCACCGGCGGACGGGGACGGGGCAGCCCGGTCTCCTCCTCGCAGCGGTCCAGGATCGTGGCCAGGTCCGGGCCCATGTCGAAGGTCGGCAGCGGGTCGGGCCGGCCCTCGCCCATCTCGGCGCGCAGCGCGTCGGTGGCCTCGGTGTCCACGGCGCCGCGCTCGTCGCAGACCACGCCGAAGCGGCGCGCGCCCTCGGCGGTGACCAGGCCGCGGCGTACCTCCAGCGCGACCAGGTCGGGGTCGCGGGCCAGCGGGTCGCCCCAGCCGCCGCCGCCCCAGGTCACGAAGTGCAGCACCTCGCCGGCCCGGACGGTGAAGTCGTGCAGCTTGCTGGGCAGGATCTCGGTGCTGCCGTCGGGCCGCTCGACCCACTTGCGGCCGCGGGCGCCCGGCGCTCCGCCGTTGACGCCCCACGGGTAGGTCAGCCAGCGGTCGTCGTGGATCGCGATGGTGCCGTCCTCGAGGAACCGGTAGGCCACGTCCACCCCGTTGCCGCCGCGGTGCAGTCCGGCGCCGCCGGTGTCGGCGACGGTCTCCCAGCGCTCGATGCGCAGCGGGTAGTAGGACTCCAGGTACTCGCACGGGATGTTGACGAACGAGGGCCACAGCGAGTGGCCGTCCGGGCCGTCGCCGATCGGGCGGCCCGGGATGCCGCCGAAGCCGATCGAGTAGAGCTGGAACCACTCGCCCTTGCGCTCGCCCTCGCCGTAGGTGCCCGAGTACATGAAGTGCGGTGAGGAGGAGAACCCGGCGGCGTTGAGCAGGGCGGGGTTCATCTGCCCGAGCAGGCCGCCGAAGAGGTCGAAGATGCGGCCGATCCCGTGGTTGCGGGCGTTCAGCGCGGCGGGGTACTTCGGCTTCCAGAACGACTCCTCGGGGATCTCGACGTCGACCAGCGGGTAGAAGCCGTCGTTCCAGAGGATCTGCGGGTCGGCGACGGTGATCATGTAGATCCCGAAGAACATCCGCGCCAGGTTCTCGTTGATGTAGTAGTTGATCGGCCCCTTGGCCTGCGGGCTGCTGCCGGAGAAGTCGAGCAGCACCTTCTCCCCGGTGCGGGTCAGGCTGAGCTTGAGCTCGTACGGCCCGTAGCCGACGCCGTCGTCGCAGATGTAGTCGGTGAACGAGATCGTCCGGCCGTCCTCGAACACCTCCTGGAGCAGGATCTTCATGGCGTCGTAGTTGCGCTGCAGCAGCGCGTCGAGCGCCGAGGTGTAGGTGTCCACGCCGAAGCGGGCGCACATCTCCTGCACCCGGCGCGACGCCGTGCGGCAGGCGGCGACGATGCCGTTCAGGTCGGCGCGGTTCCAGTCCGGCTTGCGGACCTGGTTGAGGATGATGCGCAGCGCGTCCGCGTCC
This genomic window contains:
- a CDS encoding hydroxymethylglutaryl-CoA lyase, producing MSPESRVDVIEMAPRDGLQNEATLLSTEDKVELVERAVRAGARRIEVTSFANPKRVPQMADADELMAAVPRHEGVSYAGLVMNRRGLDRALAAGVDEVDVVVVATDTFCRRNQGVDTAEMVAAATGIVAEARAAGMFTTITVGAAFGCPFEGEVSPARLRDVLDRVADAGADELSLADTIGVAVPTDVAARFALARDVVGDDVALRVHLHDTRHTGVANAVAAVQAGVTRLDASIGGAGGCPFAPNATGNVATEDLVYLFDRMGVATGLDLDEVTDAAGWLEGRLDKHLPGALLRAGGFPAGARGPLSR
- a CDS encoding hydantoinase B/oxoprolinase family protein; amino-acid sequence: MARLIETATGSPTRVDVDVVTLDLIENGLRNARYEMDEVLFRTALSPGIREQHDEFPLIGDPEGKMVVGQFGLSIPDFLANFDGDIEEGDVLLTSDPYSCGAAISHANDWLVVMPIYFEGRIVGWASMFGHMSDVGGKTPASMPTDARTIFEEGVIIPPFKLYKKGVLDADALRIILNQVRKPDWNRADLNGIVAACRTASRRVQEMCARFGVDTYTSALDALLQRNYDAMKILLQEVFEDGRTISFTDYICDDGVGYGPYELKLSLTRTGEKVLLDFSGSSPQAKGPINYYINENLARMFFGIYMITVADPQILWNDGFYPLVDVEIPEESFWKPKYPAALNARNHGIGRIFDLFGGLLGQMNPALLNAAGFSSSPHFMYSGTYGEGERKGEWFQLYSIGFGGIPGRPIGDGPDGHSLWPSFVNIPCEYLESYYPLRIERWETVADTGGAGLHRGGNGVDVAYRFLEDGTIAIHDDRWLTYPWGVNGGAPGARGRKWVERPDGSTEILPSKLHDFTVRAGEVLHFVTWGGGGWGDPLARDPDLVALEVRRGLVTAEGARRFGVVCDERGAVDTEATDALRAEMGEGRPDPLPTFDMGPDLATILDRCEEETGLPRPRPPVPL